Proteins from a single region of Undibacterium sp. KW1:
- the rsmA gene encoding 16S rRNA (adenine(1518)-N(6)/adenine(1519)-N(6))-dimethyltransferase RsmA — translation MKHIPRKRFGQNFLTDELVLSNITRVINPRPGQTMVEIGPGLAAMTRQLLDGLTQLHVVELDRDLVARLKKNFSPEKLIIHEGDALQFDFASIPVPEGQKLRVVGNLPYNISSPLLFHLAEIAPLVEDQHFMLQKEVVERMVAEPGSKTYGRLSVMLQVRYHMELMFIVPPEAFDPPPRVESAIVRMIPKPGALPCNIKKLEEVVTKAFSQRRKVVRNCVAGLLSEADLIACGVDPQLRPETISLEAYVAMANLLSSRQA, via the coding sequence ATGAAACATATCCCTCGTAAACGTTTTGGCCAGAATTTCCTGACCGATGAACTGGTCTTGAGCAATATCACGCGCGTCATCAACCCGCGCCCTGGTCAAACCATGGTCGAGATAGGCCCGGGCCTGGCTGCCATGACGCGCCAATTGCTCGATGGACTTACGCAATTGCACGTGGTGGAGCTGGACCGCGATCTGGTCGCCCGCCTGAAGAAAAATTTTTCGCCAGAAAAACTCATCATCCACGAAGGTGATGCCCTGCAATTTGATTTTGCCTCCATCCCTGTGCCTGAAGGTCAGAAGCTGCGCGTGGTGGGTAACCTGCCTTACAACATCTCCAGCCCCTTGCTGTTTCACCTGGCCGAGATTGCACCGCTGGTCGAAGACCAGCATTTCATGCTGCAAAAAGAAGTCGTCGAGCGCATGGTTGCGGAGCCAGGCAGCAAGACTTATGGCCGCCTGTCGGTCATGCTGCAGGTGCGCTATCACATGGAGTTGATGTTCATCGTGCCGCCAGAGGCATTTGATCCACCGCCACGGGTAGAGTCTGCCATCGTGCGCATGATACCCAAGCCGGGCGCTTTGCCTTGCAATATCAAAAAACTGGAAGAAGTCGTCACCAAGGCATTTTCGCAAAGACGCAAGGTAGTGCGCAATTGCGTTGCCGGTTTATTGTCAGAAGCAGATTTGATTGCTTGTGGTGTTGATCCGCAACTGCGCCCGGAAACCATTTCGCTGGAAGCCTATGTCGCCATGGCTAATCTGTTGAGCTCTCGTCAGGCCTGA
- a CDS encoding LPS-assembly protein LptD, which translates to MRRKPVLSHSPLLFPTIPAILVSVLVPAYFSQAMAQNVITAKPDEVQAPTQLATPIPSPLPTQSDDKSSKESLPSQKQLEKLSEKQKQDDKNAPVTVRAGNFSGRPERYIKFEHDVEVVKGGTRINADEAMYRNLEDEVEASGKVRMTRYGDCYKGDALRMQLDASSGYVANPIYKLLRNNAQGHAARIDFQDEERSLITRGTYSTCEGLDPDWYLQSDTLSLDTGLDKGVAGKSVLYFKGMPILATPSLTFPLSGARHSGLLPPILGASSKGGPEITLPYYFNIAPNRDLTLYPKMIARRGLQLGVEGRYLGETYAGETSVEGLLNDRVTGTNRYAVASIHQQKLLPQLELSWNINSASDDDYPADFSRTITKTAQRLLLREANLTYYGSFWSLALRTSNYQVLQDLAAPIARPYDRLPQLQLHAEQHDIAGLDWSMDSILTRFWHPTLVRGDRAVFNPQISLPLVQAGGFVIPKISFHATNYHLVNPEPGKEADFHRVVPTFSVDSGLVFERKTEMFGKALTQTLEPRLFYVNTPYRDQSRMPNFDSAVADFNFAQIFSENRFTGQDRIGDSNQITAALISRFIEGNGDESLKLAIGQRFYFNTQKVTLDNTVSPSRSDLLLAATGKLSSTLSGEMALQLSQTDRQSVRANYGVHWQPSPKKVLNLEYRYQRNSLEQVDVSAQWPVADRWYMVGRSNYSMMDKKMVDGLLGFEYKADCWSLRFLAQRFATNSVNNTSGFSIQLELNGLARLGFGANPIDALRKNISGYQSGSER; encoded by the coding sequence ATGCGCAGGAAACCCGTATTATCTCACTCACCGCTGTTGTTTCCTACTATCCCGGCAATTCTGGTGTCGGTTTTGGTGCCCGCCTACTTTTCACAGGCGATGGCTCAGAACGTCATCACAGCCAAGCCGGATGAAGTTCAGGCACCAACACAACTGGCAACCCCTATACCGTCGCCGCTGCCGACTCAGTCCGACGACAAGTCATCCAAAGAGTCCTTGCCCAGCCAGAAGCAACTGGAGAAACTGAGCGAAAAGCAAAAGCAGGATGACAAAAACGCCCCCGTGACTGTTCGTGCCGGTAATTTCTCTGGCAGGCCAGAGCGCTATATCAAGTTTGAGCATGATGTAGAAGTCGTCAAAGGCGGCACCCGCATCAATGCAGATGAGGCGATGTACCGTAATCTCGAAGACGAAGTCGAAGCCAGTGGTAAAGTCCGCATGACACGTTACGGCGACTGTTATAAGGGTGATGCCTTGCGCATGCAGCTTGATGCCAGTTCCGGCTATGTCGCCAATCCCATCTATAAACTCTTGCGCAATAATGCCCAGGGACACGCTGCACGCATCGATTTTCAGGATGAAGAACGTTCCCTGATCACGCGCGGCACCTACAGTACATGCGAAGGCCTGGACCCTGACTGGTATCTGCAATCAGATACCCTGAGCCTTGATACCGGCCTCGACAAGGGCGTGGCTGGCAAGTCAGTGTTGTATTTCAAAGGCATGCCTATCCTGGCGACGCCCTCGTTGACCTTCCCATTGTCGGGCGCACGGCATTCCGGTTTGCTGCCGCCGATACTGGGGGCGTCATCCAAGGGCGGCCCTGAAATCACACTGCCTTATTATTTTAATATTGCACCTAACCGTGATTTGACGCTCTACCCCAAAATGATCGCCAGGCGCGGCCTGCAACTCGGGGTAGAGGGGCGTTATCTGGGTGAGACCTATGCCGGTGAAACCAGTGTCGAAGGTTTGCTCAATGACCGCGTCACAGGCACTAACCGTTATGCGGTGGCATCGATACACCAGCAAAAATTACTGCCGCAACTGGAACTGTCCTGGAATATCAACTCCGCATCTGACGATGATTACCCGGCAGATTTCTCACGCACGATAACCAAGACTGCGCAACGCCTGCTGTTGCGCGAAGCCAATCTGACTTATTACGGTTCTTTCTGGAGCCTGGCACTCAGGACGTCGAATTACCAGGTCTTGCAGGATTTGGCTGCGCCGATAGCGCGCCCGTATGACAGGCTGCCGCAATTGCAATTGCATGCCGAGCAACACGATATTGCCGGGCTGGACTGGTCCATGGACAGCATATTGACGCGCTTCTGGCATCCGACCTTGGTGCGTGGTGACAGGGCAGTGTTCAATCCCCAGATTTCTCTGCCTCTGGTGCAGGCTGGTGGTTTTGTCATCCCGAAAATCTCTTTCCATGCGACAAACTATCATCTGGTGAATCCTGAACCAGGCAAGGAAGCTGATTTCCATCGCGTAGTACCAACTTTCTCGGTGGATAGCGGGCTGGTGTTTGAGCGCAAGACCGAGATGTTTGGCAAGGCACTGACCCAGACGCTGGAGCCCAGGCTGTTTTATGTGAATACCCCTTACCGCGACCAGTCGCGCATGCCCAACTTTGACAGTGCGGTCGCCGACTTTAATTTCGCCCAGATTTTTAGTGAAAACCGCTTTACCGGTCAGGACAGGATAGGCGACTCCAACCAGATTACTGCCGCCCTGATTTCCCGCTTTATCGAAGGCAATGGGGATGAAAGCCTGAAACTGGCAATAGGTCAGCGCTTCTATTTCAATACGCAAAAAGTCACACTTGATAATACTGTCAGCCCCAGCCGTTCAGATTTGCTGCTGGCGGCAACTGGTAAACTGTCATCGACATTGAGCGGTGAAATGGCCTTGCAACTGAGCCAGACAGACAGGCAGTCAGTACGTGCCAACTACGGTGTGCACTGGCAGCCTTCACCGAAAAAAGTACTGAACCTCGAATACCGTTATCAGCGTAACAGCCTGGAACAGGTCGATGTCTCAGCTCAATGGCCGGTGGCGGACCGCTGGTACATGGTAGGCAGGAGCAATTACTCCATGATGGACAAGAAGATGGTAGATGGCTTGCTGGGCTTTGAATACAAAGCTGATTGCTGGTCATTGCGCTTCCTGGCACAAAGGTTTGCCACCAATAGCGTTAACAATACATCGGGCTTTTCCATACAGCTGGAGTTGAATGGTCTGGCCAGGCTGGGCTTTGGTGCCAACCCGATTGATGCTTTGAGAAAGAATATTTCAGGCTACCAGTCTGGCAGTGAGCGCTAG
- the pdxA gene encoding 4-hydroxythreonine-4-phosphate dehydrogenase PdxA, giving the protein MPQPSLPVIAVTVGEPAGIGPEIAIRAAWQLRHEVRSVLIGDAAYLSMLAAELDPAISMMGVSLQALRHQGLPASGNERLTIVDCPLSAFVIAGQLDPRNGRAVLHTLDVSIESVQRKWCEAVVTAPLQKSTINDAGVAFSGHTEYFAEKTYTGRVVMMLASEANEHLPQALRVALATTHLPLRKVADAIQFDDLWKTLEIIHADLRSKFGIENPRILVAGLNPHAGENGYLGMEEIEVITPVIKKAQEAGMQVSGPYPADTLFQQKYLEQADCILAMYHDQGLPVLKHASFGLGVNITLGLPLIRTSVDHGTALDLAAKGTGHADVSSMLVAIRVAASMVNKQEK; this is encoded by the coding sequence ATGCCACAGCCCAGTTTGCCGGTCATCGCGGTAACCGTAGGCGAACCGGCTGGCATAGGGCCTGAAATTGCGATACGGGCTGCCTGGCAGTTAAGACATGAAGTCAGGTCAGTATTGATAGGCGACGCTGCCTATCTGTCCATGCTGGCAGCCGAGCTTGATCCCGCCATCAGCATGATGGGGGTATCCCTGCAAGCCTTGCGGCATCAGGGCTTGCCTGCCTCTGGCAATGAACGCCTGACCATCGTCGATTGCCCTCTGAGTGCGTTTGTGATTGCCGGCCAGCTGGACCCGCGCAATGGCCGTGCCGTCTTGCATACCCTGGATGTGTCTATCGAAAGCGTGCAGCGCAAATGGTGTGAAGCCGTAGTCACTGCCCCTTTGCAAAAAAGCACCATCAATGATGCCGGTGTAGCTTTTAGCGGTCATACCGAATATTTCGCTGAGAAAACCTATACTGGCCGCGTTGTCATGATGCTGGCCAGTGAAGCCAATGAGCATCTGCCGCAAGCCCTGCGTGTGGCGCTGGCAACCACACATTTACCACTTCGTAAAGTTGCTGATGCCATACAGTTTGATGATCTGTGGAAGACCCTGGAAATCATCCATGCTGACTTGCGCAGCAAATTTGGCATAGAAAATCCACGCATCCTGGTGGCTGGCCTGAACCCGCATGCGGGTGAAAATGGTTACCTGGGCATGGAAGAAATTGAAGTCATCACGCCCGTCATCAAAAAAGCGCAAGAAGCTGGCATGCAGGTCAGTGGCCCTTATCCAGCGGATACCCTGTTCCAGCAAAAATACCTGGAGCAGGCTGACTGCATACTGGCGATGTATCATGACCAGGGTTTGCCAGTACTCAAGCATGCGAGTTTTGGACTGGGTGTGAATATCACCCTCGGTCTGCCGCTGATACGTACTTCGGTTGATCATGGCACCGCCCTTGATCTGGCGGCCAAGGGCACGGGTCATGCTGATGTCAGCAGCATGCTGGTGGCGATACGAGTTGCAGCCAGCATGGTCAACAAGCAAGAAAAGTAA
- a CDS encoding aminoglycoside phosphotransferase family protein translates to MKLDSMRAASADASFRQYYRIDTEDGSSLIAVDAPPATENTAAFIKMANLLKSINLTVPEVLAHDLEQGFMLVTDMGMHTYGQILNSDNAHKLYLDAIDSLILFQAQSQADVLPEYDRPFLLRELNIFKEWYVGKHLGVTLTDAQTATLNKVFDHLLASALAQPQVYVHRDYHSRNLMWMDKGNPGIIDFQDAVYGPITYDLVSLLRDAYVQWDEEIVLDWAIRYWEKARRAGLPVAPDIDSFYRDFEWMGLQRHLKILGIFARLSHRDGKHHYIADIPTVMEYVRKTSHRYKELIPLLRLLDELEDNAPQVGYTF, encoded by the coding sequence ATGAAGCTGGACAGCATGCGTGCAGCATCTGCCGATGCCAGCTTTCGCCAATATTACAGAATTGACACTGAAGATGGTAGCAGCCTGATCGCCGTCGATGCACCGCCCGCGACCGAGAATACCGCAGCCTTTATCAAGATGGCGAATCTCTTGAAAAGTATCAACCTGACGGTGCCTGAAGTACTGGCACACGATCTGGAGCAGGGTTTCATGCTGGTCACCGATATGGGCATGCACACCTATGGCCAGATCTTGAACAGCGACAATGCCCACAAGCTGTATCTGGATGCGATAGATAGCCTGATCCTGTTCCAGGCGCAAAGCCAGGCCGATGTCCTGCCTGAATATGACAGACCTTTCCTGCTACGTGAATTGAATATTTTCAAGGAGTGGTATGTAGGCAAGCACCTGGGTGTCACTCTGACTGATGCGCAAACTGCGACGCTGAACAAGGTATTTGATCATTTGCTGGCCAGCGCACTGGCGCAGCCGCAAGTATATGTACACCGCGACTATCATTCCCGCAACCTGATGTGGATGGACAAGGGCAATCCTGGCATCATCGATTTCCAGGATGCCGTGTATGGCCCCATCACTTACGATCTGGTGTCGCTGTTGCGCGACGCCTATGTACAGTGGGATGAAGAAATCGTGCTTGACTGGGCCATACGTTACTGGGAAAAAGCCAGACGTGCTGGCTTGCCAGTGGCACCGGACATCGACAGTTTCTACCGTGATTTTGAATGGATGGGCTTGCAGCGCCACCTCAAAATCCTCGGCATTTTCGCCCGCCTGTCTCACCGTGATGGCAAGCACCATTACATCGCGGATATCCCGACTGTCATGGAATATGTGCGCAAGACTTCGCATCGCTACAAGGAACTGATCCCGCTGTTGCGCCTGCTGGATGAACTGGAAGACAATGCGCCGCAAGTTGGCTATACCTTCTAA
- a CDS encoding peptidylprolyl isomerase, which yields MRPLLQMKQSNLFTVLAVSAGLLISSTAWSQVKLSPIAVPKTQNSKAQKVNSIVVVVNDEVITRQELDARMREIEMQLKKQGTPLPDRAVLQKQLLERMITDRAQMQLAKENGMRVDDVMLDRTMLRLAEQNKMSLQEFRNQIEREGTSYAKFREQIRDDILMQRIREREVDSKIQVSETEIDNYLAAEANNKAAAKQELNLAHILISIPEKASAEQIAARRARADEVLKKLREGADFAKTAVTYSDSSEALKGGDIGWREQDRLPQLFVDAISKVKVGEFSDIVRSPNGFHIVKVNGKRAMNDTKAAAAEQQSHVRHILIKVSQIVTADEARKKLLEFKRKIEAKEATFEDLAKTHSADGSASKGGDLGWLYPGSTLPEFEQAMDKLAINQISEPVTTQFGVHLIQVTERKADELSKDRQRIAARQAVRERKSDEALQDWLREIRDRAYVDFRLEEK from the coding sequence ATGCGACCTTTATTGCAAATGAAACAAAGTAATTTATTCACAGTACTGGCAGTGTCTGCTGGCCTGCTCATCAGCTCGACAGCCTGGTCGCAAGTCAAACTCAGCCCTATTGCTGTTCCCAAGACGCAAAACAGCAAGGCGCAAAAGGTCAACAGCATCGTTGTTGTGGTCAATGATGAAGTAATTACCCGGCAGGAACTGGATGCCCGCATGCGGGAAATAGAAATGCAGCTCAAAAAGCAGGGCACACCGTTGCCTGACCGCGCCGTGTTGCAAAAGCAATTGCTGGAACGCATGATCACGGACCGCGCCCAAATGCAGCTGGCCAAAGAAAATGGCATGCGGGTAGATGATGTCATGCTCGACCGCACCATGTTGCGCCTGGCAGAGCAAAACAAGATGAGCTTGCAAGAGTTCCGTAACCAGATCGAGCGTGAAGGCACTTCGTATGCGAAGTTCCGTGAACAGATTCGTGACGATATTCTCATGCAACGCATACGTGAGCGTGAAGTAGATAGCAAGATACAAGTATCTGAAACCGAGATCGATAACTACCTGGCAGCAGAAGCCAACAACAAGGCAGCCGCCAAGCAGGAATTGAATCTGGCTCATATCCTGATCAGCATTCCTGAAAAAGCCTCTGCTGAACAAATCGCCGCACGTCGTGCCCGCGCTGACGAAGTCTTGAAAAAATTGCGTGAAGGTGCAGATTTTGCCAAGACCGCCGTCACTTACTCAGACAGTTCAGAAGCCTTGAAAGGCGGCGACATAGGCTGGCGCGAGCAAGACCGTTTGCCGCAATTGTTTGTCGATGCCATCAGCAAGGTCAAGGTGGGGGAATTCTCTGATATCGTGCGCAGCCCGAACGGTTTTCATATCGTCAAAGTCAATGGCAAACGTGCCATGAATGATACCAAGGCTGCCGCTGCTGAACAGCAAAGCCATGTGCGCCACATTCTCATCAAGGTCAGCCAGATTGTGACTGCAGATGAGGCACGCAAGAAATTGCTGGAATTCAAGCGCAAGATAGAAGCCAAGGAAGCCACTTTTGAAGACCTGGCCAAGACCCACTCCGCAGATGGTTCTGCCTCCAAGGGTGGTGACCTGGGCTGGCTGTACCCTGGTTCTACTTTGCCTGAGTTTGAGCAAGCCATGGACAAACTGGCGATCAATCAGATCAGTGAACCTGTCACCACGCAATTTGGTGTGCACCTGATCCAGGTGACAGAGCGCAAGGCCGATGAATTATCGAAAGACAGGCAGCGTATCGCTGCCCGTCAGGCTGTGCGCGAGCGTAAGTCAGATGAAGCGCTGCAAGACTGGCTGCGTGAAATCCGTGACCGTGCCTATGTTGATTTCCGCCTGGAAGAAAAATAA